A genomic stretch from Kogia breviceps isolate mKogBre1 chromosome 1, mKogBre1 haplotype 1, whole genome shotgun sequence includes:
- the PLPPR4 gene encoding phospholipid phosphatase-related protein type 4 isoform X2 yields MSTKERPKGKVIKDSVTLLPCFYFVELPILASSVVSLYFLELTDVFKPVHSGFSCYDRSLSMPYIEPTQEAIPFLMLLSLAFAGPAITIMVGEGILYCCLSKRRNGIGLEPNINAGGCNFNSFLRRAVRFVGVHVFGLCSTALITDIIQLSTGYQAPYFLTVCKPNYTSLNVSCKENSYIVEDICSGSDLTVINSGRKSFPSQHATLAAFAAVYVSMYFNSTLTDSSKLLKPLLVFTFIICGIICGLTRITQYKNHPVDVYCGFLIGGGIALYLGLYAVGNFLPSEESMFQHREALRSLTDLNQDPSRVLSAKNGSSSDGIAHTEGILNRNHRDASSLTNLKRANADVEIITPRSPMGKENMVTFSNTLPRANTPSVEDPVRRNASIHASMDSARSKQLLTQWKNKNESRKLSLQVIETEPGQSPPRSIEMRSSSEPSRVGVNGDHHGPGNQYLKIQPGTVPACNNSMPGGPRVSIQSRPGSSQLVHIPEETQENISTSPKSSSARAKWLKAAEKTVACNRSNSQPRIMQVIAMSKQQGVLQSSPKNTEGSTVSCTGSIRYKTLTDHEPSGIVRVEAHPENNRPVIQISSTEGEGSGSWKWKAPEKGSLRQTYELNDLNRDSESCESLKDSFGSGDRKRSNIDNHEHHHHGITTIRVTPVEGSEIGSETLSVSSSRDSTLRRKGNIILIPERSNSPENTRNIFYKGTSPTRAYKD; encoded by the exons ATGTCGACGAAGGAGAGGCCAAAGGGCAAAGTGATCAAGGACAGCGTGACCCTCCTGCCCTGCTTTTATTTCGTGGAG TTGCCTATATTGGCATCATCGGTGGTTAGCCTGTATTTCCTGGAACTCACGGATGTCTTCAAACCTGTGCACTCTGGATTCAGCTGCTATGACCGGAGTCTTAGCATGCCATACATTGAACCCACACAGGAGGCAATTCCATTCCTCATGCTGCTTAGCTTGGCTTTCGCCGGACCTGCAATTACG ATTATGGTAGGGGAAGGAATTCTCTACTGTTGCCTGTCCAAAAGAAGGAATGGAATTGGCCTGGAACCCAATATTAATGCCGGAGGCTGCAACTTCAACTCTTTCCTTAGAAGAGCCGTCAGATTCGTTG GTGTTCATGTGTTTGGACTCTGCTCTACAGCTCTGATCACAGATATCATCCAGCTGTCCACAGGCTACCAGGCACCGTACTTCCTGACTGTGTGCAAGCCAAACTATACCTCTCTGAATGTGTCTTGCAAAGAGAATTCCTACATTGTAGAAGATATTTGCTCAGGATCTGATCTTACAGTTATCAACAGCGGCAG AAAATCGTTCCCTTCTCAACATGCGACCCTTGCTGCCTTTGCAGCTGTGTACGTTTCG atgtacTTCAATTCCACACTAACGGATTCCTCTAAGCTTCTGAAACCTCTCTTGGTCTTCACCTTTATCATCTGTGGAATCATCTGTGGGCTAACACGGATAACTCAGTATAAGAACCACCCAGTTGATGTCTATTGTGGCTTTTTAATAGGAGGAGGAATTGCTCTGTACTTG GGTCTGTATGCTGTGGGGAATTTTCTGCCTAGTGAAGAGAGTATGTTTCAGCACAGAGAAGCCCTCAGGTCTCTGACAGACCTCAATCAAGATCCCAGCCGAGTTTTATCTGCTAAAAATGGCAGCAGTAGTGACGGAATTGCTCACACGGAAGGTATCCTCAACAGAAACCACAGAGATGCTAGCTCGTTGACAAACCTCAAAAGGGCAAATGCTGATGTAGAAATCATCACTCCACGGAGCCCCATGGGGAAGGAAAATATGGTTACCTTCAGCAATACCTTGCCTAGAGCCAACACCCCATCCGTGGAAGACCCTGTGAGAAGAAACGCCTCCATTCATGCCTCTATGGATTCTGCTAGATCCAAGCAGCTCCTCACCCAGTGGAAGAATAAGAATGAAAGTCGGAAGTTGTCCCTGCAGGTTATAGAGACCGAGCCTGGACAGTCACCACCCAGATCCATTGAAATGAGGTCAAGCTCAGAGCCGTCGAGGGTGGGGGTCAATGGAGACCACCATGGTCCCGGCAATCAGTACCTCAAGATCCAACCTGGCACCGTCCCGGCGTGTAACAACAGCATGCCTGGGGGACCAAGAGTGTCCATTCAGTCCCGCCCCGGGTCCTCACAGTTAGTGCACATCCCTGAGGAGACGCAGGAAAACATAAGCACCTCCCCCAAAAGCAGCTCCGCTCGGGCCAAGTGGCTGAAAGCTGCGGAGAAGACCGTGGCCTGTAATAGAAGCAACAGCCAGCCTCGAATCATGCAAGTCATAGCCATGTCCAAGCAGCAGGGCGTCCTCCAAAGCAGCCCCAAGAACACCGAAGGCAGTACGGTCTCCTGCACTGGCTCCATCCGCTACAAAACCTTGACAGACCACGAACCCAGTGGGATCGTGAGGGTTGAGGCTCACCCAGAGAACAACAGGCCCGTCATACAGATCTCCTCCACCGAAGGTGAAGGCAGTGGTTCCTGGAAATGGAAAGCCCCTGAAAAGGGCAGCCTTCGCCAAACTTATGAACTCAACGATCTCAACAGGGACTCCGAAAGCTGTGAGTCCCTGAAAGACAGTTTTGGTTCTGGAGATCGAAAGAGAAGCAACATTGATAACCACGAGCATCACCACCATGGAATCACCACCATCCGCGTCACCCCAGTAGAGGGCAGCGAAATTGGCTCAGAGACCCTGTCCGTTTCTTCTTCCCGCGACTCCACCCTACGGAGAAAGGGCAATATCATCTTAATTCCTGAAAGAAGCAACAGCCCTGAAAACACTAGGAATATCTTCTACAAAGGAACCTCCCCAACACGGGCTTATAAGGATTGA
- the PLPPR4 gene encoding phospholipid phosphatase-related protein type 4 isoform X1 → MSSNLCTLDSAAMTGVLACHTLNPHRRQFHSSCCLAWLSPDLQLRVSICSKMEWWGKQRGRLNSSFGKMAFRAHLREERHFLFSPIHMKRRQSKTKDHTWIMVGEGILYCCLSKRRNGIGLEPNINAGGCNFNSFLRRAVRFVGVHVFGLCSTALITDIIQLSTGYQAPYFLTVCKPNYTSLNVSCKENSYIVEDICSGSDLTVINSGRKSFPSQHATLAAFAAVYVSMYFNSTLTDSSKLLKPLLVFTFIICGIICGLTRITQYKNHPVDVYCGFLIGGGIALYLGLYAVGNFLPSEESMFQHREALRSLTDLNQDPSRVLSAKNGSSSDGIAHTEGILNRNHRDASSLTNLKRANADVEIITPRSPMGKENMVTFSNTLPRANTPSVEDPVRRNASIHASMDSARSKQLLTQWKNKNESRKLSLQVIETEPGQSPPRSIEMRSSSEPSRVGVNGDHHGPGNQYLKIQPGTVPACNNSMPGGPRVSIQSRPGSSQLVHIPEETQENISTSPKSSSARAKWLKAAEKTVACNRSNSQPRIMQVIAMSKQQGVLQSSPKNTEGSTVSCTGSIRYKTLTDHEPSGIVRVEAHPENNRPVIQISSTEGEGSGSWKWKAPEKGSLRQTYELNDLNRDSESCESLKDSFGSGDRKRSNIDNHEHHHHGITTIRVTPVEGSEIGSETLSVSSSRDSTLRRKGNIILIPERSNSPENTRNIFYKGTSPTRAYKD, encoded by the exons ATGTCTTCAAACCTGTGCACTCTGGATTCAGCTGCTATGACCGGAGTCTTAGCATGCCATACATTGAACCCACACAGGAGGCAATTCCATTCCTCATGCTGCTTAGCTTGGCTTTCGCCGGACCTGCAATTACG AGTATCAATCTGTTCCAAAATGGAGTGGTGGGGGAAGCAGAGAGGCAGGCTGAAttcttcctttggaaaaatggctTTCAGAGCCCATTTGCGTGAGGAGAGGCACTTCCTATTTTCACCCATTCACATGAAGAgaagacaaagcaaaacaaaagaccaCACATGG ATTATGGTAGGGGAAGGAATTCTCTACTGTTGCCTGTCCAAAAGAAGGAATGGAATTGGCCTGGAACCCAATATTAATGCCGGAGGCTGCAACTTCAACTCTTTCCTTAGAAGAGCCGTCAGATTCGTTG GTGTTCATGTGTTTGGACTCTGCTCTACAGCTCTGATCACAGATATCATCCAGCTGTCCACAGGCTACCAGGCACCGTACTTCCTGACTGTGTGCAAGCCAAACTATACCTCTCTGAATGTGTCTTGCAAAGAGAATTCCTACATTGTAGAAGATATTTGCTCAGGATCTGATCTTACAGTTATCAACAGCGGCAG AAAATCGTTCCCTTCTCAACATGCGACCCTTGCTGCCTTTGCAGCTGTGTACGTTTCG atgtacTTCAATTCCACACTAACGGATTCCTCTAAGCTTCTGAAACCTCTCTTGGTCTTCACCTTTATCATCTGTGGAATCATCTGTGGGCTAACACGGATAACTCAGTATAAGAACCACCCAGTTGATGTCTATTGTGGCTTTTTAATAGGAGGAGGAATTGCTCTGTACTTG GGTCTGTATGCTGTGGGGAATTTTCTGCCTAGTGAAGAGAGTATGTTTCAGCACAGAGAAGCCCTCAGGTCTCTGACAGACCTCAATCAAGATCCCAGCCGAGTTTTATCTGCTAAAAATGGCAGCAGTAGTGACGGAATTGCTCACACGGAAGGTATCCTCAACAGAAACCACAGAGATGCTAGCTCGTTGACAAACCTCAAAAGGGCAAATGCTGATGTAGAAATCATCACTCCACGGAGCCCCATGGGGAAGGAAAATATGGTTACCTTCAGCAATACCTTGCCTAGAGCCAACACCCCATCCGTGGAAGACCCTGTGAGAAGAAACGCCTCCATTCATGCCTCTATGGATTCTGCTAGATCCAAGCAGCTCCTCACCCAGTGGAAGAATAAGAATGAAAGTCGGAAGTTGTCCCTGCAGGTTATAGAGACCGAGCCTGGACAGTCACCACCCAGATCCATTGAAATGAGGTCAAGCTCAGAGCCGTCGAGGGTGGGGGTCAATGGAGACCACCATGGTCCCGGCAATCAGTACCTCAAGATCCAACCTGGCACCGTCCCGGCGTGTAACAACAGCATGCCTGGGGGACCAAGAGTGTCCATTCAGTCCCGCCCCGGGTCCTCACAGTTAGTGCACATCCCTGAGGAGACGCAGGAAAACATAAGCACCTCCCCCAAAAGCAGCTCCGCTCGGGCCAAGTGGCTGAAAGCTGCGGAGAAGACCGTGGCCTGTAATAGAAGCAACAGCCAGCCTCGAATCATGCAAGTCATAGCCATGTCCAAGCAGCAGGGCGTCCTCCAAAGCAGCCCCAAGAACACCGAAGGCAGTACGGTCTCCTGCACTGGCTCCATCCGCTACAAAACCTTGACAGACCACGAACCCAGTGGGATCGTGAGGGTTGAGGCTCACCCAGAGAACAACAGGCCCGTCATACAGATCTCCTCCACCGAAGGTGAAGGCAGTGGTTCCTGGAAATGGAAAGCCCCTGAAAAGGGCAGCCTTCGCCAAACTTATGAACTCAACGATCTCAACAGGGACTCCGAAAGCTGTGAGTCCCTGAAAGACAGTTTTGGTTCTGGAGATCGAAAGAGAAGCAACATTGATAACCACGAGCATCACCACCATGGAATCACCACCATCCGCGTCACCCCAGTAGAGGGCAGCGAAATTGGCTCAGAGACCCTGTCCGTTTCTTCTTCCCGCGACTCCACCCTACGGAGAAAGGGCAATATCATCTTAATTCCTGAAAGAAGCAACAGCCCTGAAAACACTAGGAATATCTTCTACAAAGGAACCTCCCCAACACGGGCTTATAAGGATTGA